From one Leifsonia sp. Root1293 genomic stretch:
- a CDS encoding LLM class flavin-dependent oxidoreductase, giving the protein MHYGHSLEFGTFITPSHDPANGPVVRAQLSERLGFDLVTFQDHPYQPAFSDTWTLMTWVAAQTERIRIAPNVLNVPLRPAAVTARAAASLDLLSGGRFELALGAGGFWDAIEAMGGRRLTPGQAVDALSEAIDVIRGIWDVNDRSVLRLDSDYYTLDGAKRGPAPAHDIPLWIGALKPRMLRLIGRKGDGWLPSLAYLKPGDLARGNATIDESAIEAGRDPREIRRLVNIGGRFTPSNGGFLSGPSAQWVDELLPYVLDDGVGTFILASDDPGTMQRFAEEVAPALREAVDSELASRGAGQAAPGARVRSRTALAKRREGIDYDSVGASLAASAIEPGDAKFSRVRSTYMRGGSPGIVLPVRTTAEVVDAVAFARAHPAVPLAVRSGGHGISGRSTNDGGIVIDLSAMNVIEVTDAASRRVRLGPGARWMDVAAALGEHGWALSSGDYGGVGVGGLATAGGIGFLVREHGLTIDHLRAVEMVLADGSVVRASDDENAELFWAVRGAGANFGIVTSFEFEVDEVGDVGWAQLTFDASDTSGFLERWGALVENAPRDLTSFVLVAPPRGGRGASAIVFAMVDSADPDVIMDRLNPFVDLGPLLDQSVVLTSYAGVMANASDAAHNGQGEPTSRSGLLEHIDADFAEAAAGLISSGAVHFFQIRAAGGAVGDVAPDATAYAHRSANFSVVAIGASRERVDAAWDQLLEHFTGLYLSFDTDLRPERVADAFPPATLARLRALKAEIDPQNLFRDNFNVVERIAGAAR; this is encoded by the coding sequence ATGCACTACGGCCACTCCCTCGAGTTCGGAACCTTCATCACGCCGTCGCACGACCCGGCGAACGGACCTGTCGTGCGAGCGCAGCTGAGCGAACGACTCGGCTTCGACCTCGTCACCTTCCAGGACCACCCCTACCAGCCGGCCTTCTCCGACACGTGGACCCTGATGACCTGGGTCGCGGCGCAGACCGAGCGCATCCGCATCGCACCGAACGTGCTCAACGTTCCGCTGCGCCCCGCAGCCGTCACCGCCCGCGCCGCCGCGAGCCTCGACCTGCTCTCGGGCGGTCGATTCGAGTTGGCGCTGGGCGCAGGCGGATTCTGGGACGCGATCGAGGCGATGGGCGGCCGCCGACTCACTCCCGGCCAGGCCGTCGACGCCCTGAGCGAGGCGATCGACGTGATCCGCGGCATCTGGGACGTGAACGACCGCAGCGTGCTTCGCCTCGACAGCGACTACTACACCCTCGACGGCGCCAAGCGCGGCCCGGCACCGGCCCACGACATCCCCCTCTGGATCGGGGCGTTGAAGCCCCGGATGCTGCGGCTCATCGGGCGGAAGGGTGACGGCTGGCTGCCCTCCCTGGCCTATCTGAAGCCCGGCGACCTCGCGCGCGGCAACGCCACCATCGATGAGTCGGCCATCGAGGCCGGCCGCGATCCGCGCGAGATCCGCCGCCTCGTGAACATCGGGGGCCGCTTCACCCCGTCGAACGGCGGCTTCCTCAGCGGGCCGAGCGCTCAGTGGGTCGACGAGTTGCTGCCCTACGTGCTCGATGACGGCGTGGGCACCTTCATCCTCGCCAGTGACGACCCCGGCACGATGCAGCGCTTCGCCGAGGAGGTCGCACCGGCGCTGCGAGAGGCCGTCGACTCCGAACTGGCGTCGCGGGGCGCCGGTCAAGCCGCTCCCGGCGCGCGGGTGCGCAGCAGGACTGCACTCGCGAAGCGCCGAGAGGGCATCGACTACGACTCCGTGGGCGCCTCACTGGCCGCATCCGCCATCGAACCGGGCGACGCGAAGTTCTCGCGCGTGCGCTCCACCTATATGCGCGGAGGATCGCCGGGAATCGTGCTGCCCGTTCGGACGACAGCCGAGGTCGTCGACGCCGTGGCCTTCGCGCGGGCACACCCGGCGGTGCCCCTCGCAGTTCGAAGCGGCGGCCACGGGATCAGCGGACGCTCGACCAACGACGGCGGCATCGTCATCGACCTCTCCGCGATGAACGTCATCGAGGTGACGGATGCCGCCAGCCGGCGCGTGCGCCTCGGCCCGGGAGCCCGCTGGATGGACGTCGCGGCAGCGCTCGGCGAGCACGGCTGGGCGCTGAGCTCGGGCGACTACGGCGGAGTGGGTGTCGGCGGCCTGGCGACGGCCGGAGGCATCGGCTTCCTGGTGCGCGAGCACGGGCTCACGATCGATCACCTCCGCGCCGTCGAGATGGTGCTCGCCGACGGTTCGGTCGTGCGCGCCAGCGACGACGAGAACGCCGAGCTCTTCTGGGCCGTGCGCGGTGCCGGAGCGAACTTCGGCATCGTGACGTCGTTCGAGTTCGAGGTCGACGAGGTGGGCGACGTCGGCTGGGCCCAGCTCACCTTCGACGCCTCCGACACTTCAGGATTCCTCGAGCGGTGGGGCGCACTCGTGGAGAACGCCCCACGCGATCTCACGAGCTTCGTGCTCGTCGCGCCTCCCCGCGGCGGGCGTGGCGCGTCCGCGATCGTGTTCGCCATGGTCGACTCAGCCGACCCCGACGTGATCATGGATCGGCTGAACCCCTTCGTCGACCTCGGACCACTGCTCGACCAGTCGGTGGTGCTCACCAGCTATGCCGGCGTCATGGCCAACGCCAGCGACGCAGCGCACAACGGCCAGGGAGAACCCACCTCGCGGTCGGGGCTGCTCGAACACATCGACGCCGACTTCGCCGAGGCGGCGGCCGGGCTGATCTCCAGCGGGGCGGTGCACTTCTTCCAGATCCGCGCGGCCGGGGGCGCCGTCGGCGACGTCGCACCCGATGCCACCGCCTATGCCCACCGGTCGGCCAACTTCTCCGTCGTCGCCATCGGTGCCAGCCGCGAGCGAGTCGACGCCGCCTGGGATCAGCTGCTCGAGCACTTCACGGGGCTCTACCTGAGCTTCGACACCGACCTGCGGCCGGAACGGGTCGCGGATGCTTTTCCCCCTGCGACGCTGGCGAGGCTCAGGGCCCTCAAGGCCGAGATCGATCCGCAGAACCTGTTCAGGGACAACTTCAATGTGGTGGAGCGGATAGCGGGTGCCGCTCGCTGA
- a CDS encoding MarR family winged helix-turn-helix transcriptional regulator, with translation MSTAEPSVADVDEAWSSFQRLRTQLTGRINRELTQSTGLSEADFDILFALDESEDKSLRALALRCGLDWEKSRLSHQLRRMESRGLVAKEACIEDARGTTIVLTDAGRAAIAAARDCHAAAVSRYFGEVLSAEQLAALSSISSAVLERLAEDAPEPVHGK, from the coding sequence ATGAGCACCGCGGAGCCTTCTGTCGCCGACGTCGATGAGGCGTGGTCCTCGTTCCAACGTCTGCGGACGCAGCTCACGGGCCGCATCAATCGTGAGCTCACGCAATCGACGGGATTGTCGGAGGCCGACTTCGACATCCTGTTCGCCCTCGACGAGTCCGAGGACAAGTCGTTGCGCGCCCTCGCGTTGCGGTGCGGCCTCGACTGGGAGAAGAGCCGACTGTCGCACCAGCTGCGCCGTATGGAGTCGCGGGGTCTCGTGGCCAAGGAGGCCTGCATCGAGGACGCCCGCGGAACGACCATCGTACTGACGGATGCCGGCCGAGCCGCCATCGCCGCTGCGCGGGACTGCCACGCAGCGGCCGTGTCGCGCTACTTCGGTGAGGTGCTCTCGGCCGAGCAGCTGGCCGCCCTGAGTTCGATCTCGAGTGCCGTGCTGGAGCGTCTCGCCGAGGATGCGCCGGAGCCGGTGCACGGGAAGTAG
- a CDS encoding potassium channel family protein, whose amino-acid sequence MTESVAPPDRIARGLERRKRWESFTTIPLVVLGVGFIVFYSIYVLVPDAAPWLRVVLGVELIATWAVFVIDYLVRLLLTPRTRRWMFVRQNPIDLLSVILPLFRALRVLVLLRDVPYFRNHTGASIRAEVITYASAFTVTFVYFIALATLHVERDAPGATITSFGESIWWACVTLATVGYGDAYPITFIGRCYAVLLMVGGVAIVGTASAIVISYLSERMARLHLRPSPADKATPMTGADPGVGPEAEPAEPSDFPGLQAAAKRLDDGVNQFRIDG is encoded by the coding sequence ATGACGGAATCCGTTGCGCCCCCGGATCGAATCGCCCGCGGTCTCGAGCGCCGGAAGCGCTGGGAGTCCTTCACCACGATTCCGCTCGTGGTGCTCGGCGTCGGCTTCATCGTCTTCTACTCGATCTACGTGCTGGTGCCGGATGCCGCCCCGTGGTTGCGTGTCGTCCTCGGAGTCGAGCTGATCGCCACCTGGGCCGTCTTCGTCATCGATTACCTCGTGCGCCTGCTGCTGACGCCGAGAACTCGACGCTGGATGTTCGTGCGCCAGAACCCCATCGACCTGCTCTCGGTCATCCTGCCGCTGTTCCGCGCGCTGCGCGTGCTCGTCCTCCTGCGAGACGTGCCGTACTTCCGCAACCACACAGGGGCGTCGATCCGCGCCGAGGTGATCACGTACGCGAGCGCCTTCACGGTCACCTTCGTGTACTTCATCGCTCTCGCCACCCTGCACGTCGAGCGCGATGCGCCCGGGGCCACCATCACGTCGTTCGGCGAGTCCATCTGGTGGGCGTGCGTGACGCTGGCCACAGTCGGCTACGGCGACGCCTATCCGATCACCTTCATCGGCCGGTGCTACGCCGTGCTGCTCATGGTCGGCGGGGTCGCCATCGTCGGCACCGCATCCGCCATCGTGATCTCCTACCTGAGCGAGCGGATGGCGCGGCTGCACCTGCGCCCGTCGCCCGCAGACAAGGCGACGCCCATGACGGGCGCCGATCCGGGTGTCGGGCCCGAAGCCGAGCCGGCGGAGCCCTCCGACTTCCCCGGGCTGCAGGCCGCGGCCAAACGACTGGATGACGGCGTCAACCAGTTTAGAATCGATGGATGA
- the glgX gene encoding glycogen debranching protein GlgX: MTPVRSLPYPLGVTLQDGGVNVAVYSETADAVDFCVFGADGEQRTRLSERTGHVFHGRVDGVGVGTRYGLRVDGPWDPENGLRHNAHKLLLDPHARAVEGEYTWGQEVFGHNHADPLLMDESDDAACVPRCVVVDPSFDWGDDAPPAIPLADTVVYETHVKGFTKLHPDVPENIRGTYAGLAHPAAIEHFTSLGVTAVELMPVHQFVQDSHLLEKGLRNYWGYNSIGFFAPHGEYSAAGDDGSQVGEFKYMVKSLHAAGLEVILDVVYNHTAEGNHLGPTLSFKGIDNASYYRLVEGDRGSYFDTTGTGNSLNVGHPAALGLIMDSLRYWVTEMHVDGFRFDLATTLTRQDGNADLHSAFLTLIEQDPTLAGVKMIAEPWDTAGYQVGGFPATWSEWNGKYRDDVRDFWRGADGVLGTLAQRVLGSPDVYEESRRSPLSSVNFITAHDGFTLADLTSYTQKHNVANGEDNNDGEDDNRSSNNGAEGPTDNEAVNERRGRQRRNFLATLLLSAGVPMLLGGDELGRTQGGNNNAYCQDDEISWFDWSATDAGLLAFTQSLIALRRDNPALRPLWFRQAPEHGDTDTVVVLRSDAQPFADSDWDNPDARSILFVLEHAGADSFALALNAAENGVEFTIPAAPGGAWELVASSDPEQAVTGEGETIIVRDVSFTLLRSAVNP, encoded by the coding sequence ATGACACCGGTTCGCTCCCTCCCGTACCCGCTCGGCGTGACCCTCCAGGATGGCGGCGTCAACGTCGCCGTCTACTCCGAGACCGCGGATGCCGTCGACTTCTGCGTCTTCGGCGCCGACGGAGAGCAGCGCACCCGACTTTCGGAGCGCACGGGACACGTCTTCCACGGACGCGTCGATGGCGTCGGTGTCGGCACCCGCTACGGCCTGCGCGTCGACGGGCCCTGGGACCCGGAGAACGGGCTGCGGCACAACGCCCACAAGCTGCTCCTCGACCCCCACGCTCGTGCCGTCGAGGGCGAATACACCTGGGGCCAGGAGGTCTTCGGCCACAACCACGCCGACCCGCTGCTCATGGACGAGTCCGACGACGCCGCCTGCGTGCCGCGCTGCGTGGTGGTCGACCCCTCCTTCGACTGGGGCGATGACGCACCGCCGGCGATCCCGCTGGCCGACACCGTGGTCTACGAGACGCACGTCAAGGGCTTCACCAAGCTGCACCCCGATGTGCCGGAGAACATCCGCGGAACCTACGCCGGTCTCGCGCATCCTGCGGCCATCGAGCACTTCACCTCCCTCGGCGTCACCGCCGTCGAGCTCATGCCGGTGCACCAGTTCGTGCAGGACAGCCACCTTCTCGAGAAGGGTCTGCGCAACTACTGGGGCTACAACTCCATCGGCTTCTTCGCCCCACACGGCGAGTATTCCGCTGCAGGAGACGACGGCAGCCAGGTCGGCGAGTTCAAGTACATGGTGAAGTCGCTGCACGCCGCGGGGCTCGAGGTCATCCTCGACGTCGTCTACAACCACACGGCGGAAGGCAATCACCTGGGCCCGACGCTGAGCTTCAAGGGAATCGACAACGCCTCCTACTACCGGCTCGTCGAGGGCGACCGGGGCAGCTACTTCGACACCACCGGAACCGGGAACAGCCTGAATGTCGGGCATCCGGCCGCTCTCGGCCTCATCATGGACTCGCTGCGCTACTGGGTCACGGAGATGCACGTCGACGGCTTCCGCTTCGACCTCGCGACCACGCTCACTCGCCAGGACGGCAATGCCGACCTGCACAGCGCCTTCCTCACCTTGATCGAACAGGACCCGACTCTGGCCGGCGTGAAGATGATCGCCGAGCCCTGGGACACCGCCGGCTATCAGGTCGGCGGGTTCCCGGCCACCTGGTCGGAGTGGAACGGCAAGTACCGCGACGACGTGCGCGACTTCTGGCGTGGAGCCGACGGTGTGCTCGGAACGCTCGCGCAGCGGGTGCTCGGCAGCCCCGACGTCTACGAGGAGTCCCGACGCTCGCCGCTCTCCAGCGTGAACTTCATCACGGCCCACGACGGCTTCACACTGGCCGATCTCACTTCGTACACCCAGAAGCACAATGTGGCCAACGGGGAGGACAACAACGACGGCGAGGATGACAACCGCTCGTCGAACAACGGCGCAGAAGGCCCGACCGACAACGAGGCGGTGAATGAACGCCGGGGCCGTCAGCGCCGCAACTTCCTCGCGACGCTCCTCCTCTCGGCCGGTGTTCCGATGCTGCTCGGCGGCGACGAACTGGGCCGCACCCAGGGCGGCAACAACAACGCGTACTGCCAGGACGACGAGATCTCCTGGTTCGACTGGTCGGCGACGGATGCCGGTCTGCTGGCGTTCACGCAGAGCCTCATCGCCCTGCGCCGCGACAACCCGGCCCTGCGCCCGCTCTGGTTCCGCCAGGCCCCGGAGCACGGCGACACCGACACCGTCGTGGTGCTCCGCTCCGATGCCCAGCCCTTCGCCGATTCGGACTGGGACAATCCCGACGCCCGCTCGATCCTGTTCGTCTTGGAGCACGCCGGCGCTGACAGCTTCGCGCTGGCCCTCAACGCGGCCGAGAACGGAGTCGAGTTCACCATTCCCGCGGCGCCGGGCGGGGCGTGGGAACTCGTCGCGAGCAGCGACCCCGAGCAGGCCGTGACGGGCGAGGGCGAGACGATCATCGTGCGCGACGTCTCCTTCACCCTGTTGCGTTCCGCCGTCAACCCCTGA